GCGTGGTAATTATCGCATCCGTCTTGCCAGCCTGGCATGCTTATCGCATCAACATTATTAAAACTCTGGCCCATGCCTAAGTATCTCTTTCTGGCGCTTAGCCTCTTTTTTGGATTTAATGTTCTGGCTCAAAAAAATCTGGCCTGGCCGGTTTTAGCCATGACCAATTACAGTCAGGATCCTGCTACCGGACTTTATACGCCTCAGTTCCCAAAGATTTTAGAAGATCAATTTGAAGGTCAGGAAGTGATCATTGCGGGCTACTTAATACCGGTAGATGTAGAAGCCAACACTTATGCCTTAAGCAAAAATCCTTTTAGCTCCTGTTTCTTCTGTGGCAATGCCGGACCCGAAACGGTAATCGAATTAAAATTCACCGCCGATCCCGGGCGATTTGCCACCGATAAGTACCTACCTATAAAAGGAACCCTCAAACTCAACCGTAATGGTTCGGGTCTCTTTTTCACCCTTGAAAATGCCGAAATCTCCGGATAATGAAAAAGCTAGTATTCTTTGCATTCTTTTTAAGTGGCTGGGGCCTGATGGCTCAAAATGAAG
The Croceimicrobium hydrocarbonivorans genome window above contains:
- a CDS encoding DUF3299 domain-containing protein; this translates as MPKYLFLALSLFFGFNVLAQKNLAWPVLAMTNYSQDPATGLYTPQFPKILEDQFEGQEVIIAGYLIPVDVEANTYALSKNPFSSCFFCGNAGPETVIELKFTADPGRFATDKYLPIKGTLKLNRNGSGLFFTLENAEISG